A portion of the Macaca mulatta isolate MMU2019108-1 chromosome 4, T2T-MMU8v2.0, whole genome shotgun sequence genome contains these proteins:
- the STX11 gene encoding syntaxin-11 isoform X1, with amino-acid sequence MKDRLAELLDLSKQYDQQFPDGDDEFDSPHEDIVFETDHILESLYRDIQDIQDENQLLVADVKRLGKQNARFLTSMRRLSSIKRDTNSIAKAIKARGEVIHCKLRAMKELSEAAEAQHGPHSAVARISRAQYNALTLTFQRAMHDYNQAEMKQRDNCKIRIQRQLEIMGKDVSGDQIEDMFEQSKWDMFSENLLADVKGARAALNEIESRHRELLRLESRIRDVHELFLQMAVLVEKQADTLNVIELNVQKTVDYTGQAKAQVRKAVQYKKKNPCRTLCCFCCPCLK; translated from the coding sequence ATGAAAGACCGGCTAGCAGAACTTCTGGACTTGTCCAAGCAATATGACCAGCAGTTCCCAGACGGGGACGATGAATTTGACTCGCCCCACGAGGACATCGTGTTCGAGACGGACCACATCCTGGAGTCCCTGTACCGAGACATCCAGGACATCCAGGATGAAAACCAGTTGCTGGTGGCCGACGTGAAGCGCCTGGGAAAGCAGAACGCCCGCTTCCTCACGTCCATGCGGCGCCTCAGCAGCATCAAGCGCGACACCAACTCCATCGCCAAGGCCATCAAGGCCCGGGGCGAGGTCATCCACTGCAAGCTACGCGCCATGAAGGAGCTGAGCGAGGCCGCCGAAGCCCAGCACGGCCCGCACTCAGCGGTGGCGCGCATCTCGCGGGCGCAGTACAACGCGCTCACCCTCACCTTCCAGCGCGCCATGCACGACTACAACCAGGCCGAGATGAAGCAGCGCGACAACTGCAAGATCCGCATCCAGCGCCAGCTGGAGATCATGGGGAAGGACGTCTCGGGCGACCAGATCGAGGACATGTTCGAGCAGAGCAAGTGGGATATGTTCTCCGAGAACCTGCTGGCTGATGTAAAAGGCGCGCGGGCCGCCCTTAACGAGATCGAGAGCCGCCACCGCGAGCTGCTGCGCCTGGAGAGCCGCATCCGCGACGTGCACGAGCTCTTCTTGCAGATGGCAGTGCTGGTGGAGAAGCAGGCAGACACCCTGAACGTCATCGAGCTCAACGTACAAAAGACGGTCGACTACACCGGCCAGGCCAAGGCGCAGGTGCGGAAGGCCGTGCAGTACAAGAAAAAGAACCCCTGCCGGACCCTCTGCTGCTTCTGCTGTCCCTGCCTCAAGTAG